A single window of Streptomyces sudanensis DNA harbors:
- a CDS encoding M4 family metallopeptidase, translated as MRSTPSRRATATGALVAAAAVLAVGVQTGSATADDAWGTSAPKRQAAAQADPGSLPADLTPAQRAALIRAADADKAAKAKELGLGAQEKLVVRDVVQDRDGTTHTRYERTYAGLPVLGGDLLVTENPAGATERVAKASRAELRNVDTTADVAPAAAERQALAAARTEGAKAPEAQQAPRKVVWLAEGRPVLAYETVVGGLQHDGTPNELHVVTDATTGEKLYEWQAVHNGTGNTMYSGQVNLGSAQSGSSYTLTDTARGGHKTYNLNRGSSGTGTLFSGADDTWGDGTPANLETAGADAHYGAALTWDYYKNVHGRSGIRGDGVAAYSRVHYGNNYVNAFWQDSCFCMTYGDGENNAKPLTSIDVAAHEMTHGLTSATAKLVYSGESGGLNEATSDILAAAVEFHANNTKDVGDYLIGEKIDIRGNGTPLRHMDKPSKDGSSKDYWYSGIGSVDVHYSSGPANHWFYLLSEGSGAKTINGVAYDSPTSDGLPVTGIGRDKAALIWFKALTTKFTSTTNYAGARAGTVAVATELYGAGSAEVKAVENAWAGVNVGARPGGGDPVGKVFENTADVSIPDGGTAVTSSVNVTGITGNAPSALKVGVDIVHTWRGDLVVDLVAPDGTAYRLKNASSGDSADNVKETYTVDASSELANGTWKLRVQDTARYDSGYINSFKLTFP; from the coding sequence GTGAGATCCACGCCTTCCCGCCGCGCGACCGCCACCGGCGCACTGGTCGCGGCCGCCGCCGTACTCGCCGTCGGCGTCCAGACCGGCTCCGCCACCGCCGACGACGCGTGGGGCACCTCGGCCCCCAAGCGCCAGGCCGCCGCGCAGGCCGACCCGGGCTCCCTGCCCGCCGACCTCACCCCCGCCCAGCGCGCCGCGCTCATCCGCGCCGCCGACGCCGACAAGGCCGCCAAGGCCAAGGAGCTCGGCCTCGGCGCCCAGGAGAAGCTCGTCGTCCGCGACGTGGTCCAGGACCGCGACGGCACGACCCACACCCGCTACGAGCGGACGTACGCCGGGCTCCCGGTCCTCGGCGGCGACCTCCTGGTCACCGAGAACCCGGCCGGCGCCACCGAGCGCGTCGCCAAGGCGTCCCGCGCGGAGCTGCGGAACGTCGACACGACCGCCGACGTGGCCCCGGCCGCGGCCGAGCGGCAGGCGCTCGCCGCCGCCCGCACGGAGGGCGCGAAGGCGCCGGAGGCGCAGCAGGCGCCCCGCAAGGTCGTCTGGCTCGCGGAGGGCAGGCCCGTCCTCGCCTACGAGACCGTCGTCGGCGGCCTCCAGCACGACGGCACGCCCAACGAGCTGCACGTCGTCACCGACGCCACCACCGGCGAGAAGCTGTACGAGTGGCAGGCCGTCCACAACGGCACCGGCAACACGATGTACAGCGGCCAGGTGAACCTCGGCAGCGCCCAGTCCGGCAGCTCGTACACGCTGACCGACACCGCGCGCGGCGGCCACAAGACGTACAACCTCAACCGCGGCTCCTCCGGCACCGGCACGCTCTTCTCCGGCGCCGACGACACCTGGGGCGACGGCACCCCGGCCAACCTGGAGACCGCCGGCGCCGACGCCCACTACGGCGCCGCGCTCACCTGGGACTACTACAAGAACGTGCACGGCCGCTCCGGCATCCGGGGCGACGGCGTCGCCGCGTACTCGCGCGTCCACTACGGCAACAACTACGTCAACGCCTTCTGGCAGGACAGCTGCTTCTGCATGACGTACGGCGACGGCGAGAACAACGCCAAGCCGCTCACCTCCATCGACGTGGCCGCCCACGAGATGACCCACGGCCTGACCTCCGCCACCGCCAAGCTGGTCTACAGCGGCGAGTCCGGCGGCCTGAACGAGGCGACCTCCGACATCCTCGCCGCCGCCGTGGAGTTCCACGCGAACAACACCAAGGACGTCGGCGACTACCTGATCGGCGAGAAGATCGACATCCGCGGCAACGGCACCCCGCTGCGCCACATGGACAAGCCGAGCAAGGACGGCTCGTCCAAGGACTACTGGTACTCGGGCATCGGCAGCGTCGACGTGCACTACTCGTCGGGCCCCGCGAACCACTGGTTCTACCTGCTCTCCGAGGGCAGCGGCGCCAAGACGATCAACGGTGTCGCCTACGACTCGCCGACCTCGGACGGGCTGCCCGTCACCGGCATCGGCCGCGACAAGGCCGCGCTGATCTGGTTCAAGGCGCTCACCACCAAGTTCACCAGCACCACCAACTACGCGGGCGCCCGCGCCGGCACGGTCGCCGTCGCCACCGAGCTGTACGGCGCGGGCAGCGCCGAGGTGAAGGCCGTCGAGAACGCCTGGGCCGGTGTCAACGTCGGCGCCCGTCCGGGCGGCGGCGACCCCGTCGGCAAGGTGTTCGAGAACACCGCGGACGTGAGCATCCCCGACGGGGGCACGGCCGTCACCTCCTCCGTCAACGTCACCGGCATCACGGGCAACGCGCCCTCCGCGCTGAAGGTGGGCGTGGACATCGTCCACACCTGGCGCGGCGACCTGGTCGTCGACCTGGTCGCCCCGGACGGCACCGCGTACCGGCTGAAGAACGCCAGCAGCGGCGACTCGGCCGACAACGTCAAGGAGACCTACACCGTCGACGCGTCCAGCGAGCTCGCCAACGGCACCTGGAAGCTCCGCGTCCAGGACACGGCCCGCTACGACAGCGGTTACATCAACTCCTTCAAGCTGACCTTCCCGTAG